A portion of the Bubalus kerabau isolate K-KA32 ecotype Philippines breed swamp buffalo chromosome 1, PCC_UOA_SB_1v2, whole genome shotgun sequence genome contains these proteins:
- the KCNJ4 gene encoding inward rectifier potassium channel 4 encodes MHGHSRNGQAHVPRRKRRNRFVKKNGQCNVYFANLSNKSQRYMADIFTTCVDTRWRYMLMIFSAAFLVSWLFFGLLFWCIAFFHGDLEASPAGAAAGAPAGGSGAAPVAPKPCIMHVNGFLGAFLFSVETQTTIGYGFRCVTEECPLAVIAVVVQSIVGCVIDSFMIGTIMAKMARPKKRAQTLLFSHHAVISVRDGKLCLMWRVGNLRKSHIVEAHVRAQLIKPYMTQEGEYLPLDQRDLNVGYDIGLDRIFLVSPIIIVHEIDEDSPLYGMGKEELESEDFEIVVILEGMVEATAMTTQARSSYLASEILWGHRFEPVVFEEKSHYKVDYSRFHKTYEVAGTPCCSARELQESKITVLPAPPPPPSAFCYENELALMSQEEEEMEEEAAAAAAVAAGLGLEAGSKEEAGIIRMLEFGSHLDLERMQATLPLDNISYRRESAI; translated from the coding sequence ATGCACGGGCACAGCCGCAACGGGCAGGCCCACGTGCCCCGGCGGAAACGCCGTAACCGCTTCGTCAAAAAGAACGGCCAATGCAACGTCTACTTTGCCAACCTGAGCAACAAGTCGCAGCGCTACATGGCGGACATCTTCACCACCTGCGTGGACACGCGCTGGCGCTACATGCTCATGATCTTCTCTGCGGCCTTCCTCGTCTCCTGGCTGTTTTTCGGCCTCCTCTTCTGGTGCATCGCCTTCTTCCACGGTGACCTGGAGGCCAGCCCGGCAGGGGCCGCGGCGGGGGCCCCGGCGGGAGGCAGTGGGGCGGCACCGGTGGCCCCCAAGCCCTGCATCATGCATGTGAATGGCTTCCTGGGCGCCTTTCTCTTCTCGGTGGAGACGCAGACGACCATCGGCTATGGGTTCCGGTGTGTGACAGAGGAGTGCCCGCTGGCGGTCATCGCCGTGGTGGTCCAGTCCATCGTGGGCTGTGTCATCGACTCCTTCATGATTGGCACCATCATGGCCAAGATGGCCCGGCCCAAGAAGCGGGCGCAGACGTTGCTGTTCAGCCACCACGCCGTCATCTCGGTGCGCGATGGCAAGCTCTGCCTCATGTGGCGCGTGGGCAACCTACGAAAGAGCCACATCGTGGAGGCCCACGTGCGGGCCCAGCTCATCAAGCCCTACATGACCCAGGAGGGCGAGTACCTGCCGCTGGATCAGCGGGACCTCAACGTGGGCTACGACATCGGCCTGGACCGCATCTTCCTGGTTTCGCCCATCATCATTGTCCACGAGATCGATGAGGACAGCCCACTGTATGGCATGGGCAAGGAGGAGCTGGAGTCGGAGGACTTCGAGATCGTGGTCATCCTGGAGGGTATGGTGGAGGCCACGGCCATGACCACCCAGGCCCGCAGCTCCTACCTGGCCAGCGAGATCCTGTGGGGCCACCGCTTTGAGCCCGTGGTCTTCGAGGAGAAGAGCCACTACAAAGTGGACTACTCGCGCTTCCACAAGACCTACGAGGTGGCCGGCACGCCCTGCTGCTCCGCCCGGGAGCTGCAGGAGAGCAAGATCACCGTGCTgcccgccccgccgcccccgcccagTGCCTTCTGCTACGAGAACGAGCTGGCCCTCATGagccaggaggaagaggagatggaggaggaggctgCGGCCGCTGCCGCCGTGGCTGCGGGCCTGGGCCTGGAGGCGGGCTCCAAGGAGGAGGCGGGCATCATCCGGATGCTGGAGTTTGGCAGCCACCTGGATCTGGAGCGCATGCAAGCCACCCTCCCGCTGGACAACATCTCCTACCGCAGGGAGTCCGCCATCTGA